The proteins below are encoded in one region of Ephemeroptericola cinctiostellae:
- a CDS encoding SelT/SelW/SelH family protein, whose translation MLEHVTIDDENEIVGAHITIVYCRLCNWMLRANWMAQELLSTFADEITEITLKPRMGGIFEIWIAREDQYDGEPQRLWSRKDDGGFPDIKLLKQKVRDVVAPDRSLGHVDGFEAESRHQ comes from the coding sequence ATGTTAGAGCACGTCACGATTGATGATGAAAATGAAATTGTTGGTGCGCACATCACCATTGTGTATTGTCGTTTATGCAACTGGATGCTGCGTGCCAATTGGATGGCGCAAGAATTGTTATCCACTTTTGCCGACGAAATCACTGAGATCACGTTAAAACCGCGCATGGGTGGCATTTTTGAGATTTGGATTGCCCGAGAAGATCAGTATGATGGCGAGCCGCAACGCCTGTGGTCGCGTAAAGATGATGGTGGTTTTCCAGATATTAAGCTGCTTAAACAAAAAGTGCGTGACGTTGTGGCGCCAGATCGTTCTTTGGGGCATGTGGATGGCTTTGAGGCCGAGTCTCGCCACCAATGA
- a CDS encoding TolC family outer membrane protein — translation MKQNTIHCLLIASLGLSALTTNTAHALDLEQAFQAALVNDPTYQAAIAQKGVTDAQKKQARAALLPTISLSGSYLHTNTRYTETFLSNAGRVVKTYPANLMISMTQPLLQWDKITGYKQIDLNVSGGVLQLAQARQDLINRTIQAYFTALLAEKNAAIAAEQERNTGIQLKIVKRSFEVGNTTVIDTHEAEAAYYRAKAAAINAQSTAINARSALGDMMGQTLDEREPIDTLNAPLRLKMPVPDAQDKWVARAREEAYAVQLAKIAYQVAELEVKRKAQQRLPIVNLTANQTWKSTSLKRVNDSSTSVQNFGVEVSMPIFDGGLISAQVLEAEALKTKSYQTMRSTETQVAQATRTAYNQAVSGLATIAALESAKQSAAASVKSNEIGRSLGMRINIDVLNAEQTHAQTQYDLAQAQYNTVVGNVNLKAAISRLSDEDIRFINGLLNHKRAAFDTVKATADDHLNRTLDPTPIEGVSKAASNALIVPVVRSAAPTPKSPKALQKREPKTLNGVAVSSMVKKSPVEPESAPVAVPVEPSGAEPVQATEDFSAGYVLANSVLKRAKQVTWSDLKSQ, via the coding sequence ATGAAACAGAACACCATCCATTGCCTCTTGATCGCCTCTTTGGGTTTAAGCGCACTGACAACCAATACCGCCCATGCCCTTGATTTAGAGCAAGCTTTTCAAGCGGCGCTCGTCAACGACCCCACCTACCAAGCGGCAATCGCTCAAAAGGGCGTGACCGATGCACAAAAAAAGCAAGCGCGTGCCGCATTGTTGCCAACGATCAGCCTGTCGGGCAGCTATTTACACACCAACACACGTTATACCGAAACGTTTTTAAGCAACGCAGGGCGAGTGGTTAAAACCTATCCCGCCAATTTGATGATTTCGATGACTCAACCTTTGTTGCAATGGGACAAAATCACAGGTTACAAACAAATTGATTTGAACGTCAGCGGTGGTGTATTGCAGTTGGCTCAAGCTCGGCAAGACCTCATCAACCGCACCATTCAGGCCTATTTCACCGCTTTATTGGCAGAAAAAAATGCCGCCATCGCGGCCGAGCAAGAGCGCAATACTGGGATTCAGCTGAAAATCGTCAAACGCAGTTTTGAAGTGGGCAACACCACTGTGATCGACACCCACGAAGCTGAAGCCGCCTACTATCGTGCCAAAGCAGCAGCCATCAATGCACAAAGCACAGCCATCAATGCGCGCTCAGCATTGGGTGACATGATGGGGCAAACGCTCGATGAACGTGAGCCGATCGACACATTGAATGCACCTTTGCGTTTGAAAATGCCCGTGCCTGATGCGCAAGACAAATGGGTCGCACGTGCGCGCGAGGAGGCTTATGCCGTTCAATTGGCAAAAATCGCTTACCAAGTGGCCGAGTTGGAGGTCAAGCGCAAAGCGCAACAGCGTTTGCCGATCGTTAATTTGACTGCCAACCAAACATGGAAAAGCACCAGCTTAAAGCGGGTGAACGACTCCAGCACCAGTGTTCAAAATTTTGGCGTGGAAGTGTCCATGCCGATTTTTGATGGCGGTCTCATCAGCGCACAAGTACTTGAAGCTGAAGCATTGAAAACCAAAAGTTATCAAACCATGCGCAGCACCGAAACACAAGTTGCTCAGGCCACACGCACGGCGTATAACCAAGCCGTATCTGGACTGGCAACGATCGCAGCTTTGGAGTCAGCCAAACAATCCGCCGCCGCATCCGTGAAATCCAATGAAATTGGCCGTTCTTTGGGCATGCGCATCAACATCGACGTGCTCAATGCCGAACAAACCCATGCACAAACCCAGTACGATTTGGCACAAGCGCAATACAATACCGTTGTGGGCAATGTGAATTTAAAAGCAGCCATATCAAGGTTAAGCGATGAGGACATTCGATTCATCAATGGTTTGCTGAATCACAAACGCGCTGCATTTGACACGGTGAAAGCAACTGCGGACGACCACCTCAATCGAACGTTGGATCCGACTCCGATTGAAGGCGTTTCAAAAGCAGCCTCAAATGCACTGATCGTGCCTGTCGTGCGCTCAGCCGCTCCAACGCCTAAGTCGCCCAAGGCTTTACAAAAAAGAGAGCCCAAAACTTTGAATGGGGTGGCGGTGTCGAGCATGGTAAAAAAATCGCCAGTGGAGCCCGAGAGTGCTCCAGTGGCTGTTCCAGTTGAACCCTCTGGTGCTGAACCTGTGCAAGCGACTGAGGACTTTAGTGCAGGTTATGTGTTGGCAAATAGTGTGCTTAAGCGTGCGAAACAAGTGACTTGGTCGGATCTGAAGTCGCAATGA